A region of Vigna radiata var. radiata cultivar VC1973A unplaced genomic scaffold, Vradiata_ver6 scaffold_48, whole genome shotgun sequence DNA encodes the following proteins:
- the LOC106752858 gene encoding vacuolar iron transporter homolog 4-like: MANLGARINDVSSNQVEIPVHSDGVEPKASEESSIDYSQRGQWLRAAVLGANDGLVSVASLMMGVGAVKKDISAMLIAGFAGLVAGACSMAIGEFVSVYTQYDIEMTQLKREREAANNNGEAQREKLPNPFQAALASALAFSIGALVPMLAAVFIRSHKIRMGVVVAAVSLALLVFGGLGAVLGKTPVMRSCLRVLIGGWMAMAVTFGLTKLIASAQL; this comes from the coding sequence ATGGCAAACCTTGGAGCTCGAATTAACGATGTTTCATCAAACCAAGTTGAGATCCCTGTCCATTCTGATGGTGTGGAGCCAAAAGCAAGTGAGGAGAGCAGCATTGACTACTCACAAAGGGGTCAGTGGCTTCGAGCAGCAGTGTTGGGAGCGAATGATGGGTTAGTCTCTGTTGCCTCACTGATGATGGGTGTTGGAGCTGTTAAGAAAGACATCAGTGCCATGCTTATTGCTGGTTTTGCTGGATTAGTTGCAGGGGCTTGTAGCATGGCAATTGGAGAGTTTGTCTCTGTGTACACTCAGTATGACATAGAGATGACTCAGCTTAAAAGAGAGAGGGAAGCTGCTAATAACAATGGAGAAGCTCAAAGGGAGAAGTTACCAAACCCATTTCAGGCTGCACTGGCATCAGCACTGGCATTTTCTATTGGTGCTTTGGTGCCAATGTTAGCAGCTGTGTTTATAAGGAGCCACAAGATTAGGATGGGAGTTGTTGTTGCTGCGGTTAGCCTGGCGTTGTTGGTGTTTGGAGGGTTAGGAGCAGTTCTTGGAAAAACTCCAGTAATGAGGTCTTGTCTAAGGGTTCTGATTGGAGGTTGGATGGCTATGGCTGTAACGTTTGGCCTCACTAAATTGATTGCCTCTGCTCAACTTTGA
- the LOC106752797 gene encoding vacuolar iron transporter homolog 4-like, whose protein sequence is MANLGARTNGISSNQVEIPIHANGVESKPSEESNIDYSQRAQWLRAAVLGANDGLVSVASLMMGVGAVKKDISAMLVAGFAGLVAGACSMAIGEFVSVYTQYDIEVTQLKREREAANNNGEAQREKLPNPFQAAMASALAFSVGALVPMLAAVFIRNHKIRMGVIGGAVSLALLVFGVIGAVLGKTPVKKSCFRVLIGGWMAMAITFGLTKLAAFAQL, encoded by the coding sequence ATGGCCAACCTTGGAGCTAGAACCAATGGAATTTCATCAAACCAAGTCGAGATCCCTATCCATGCAAATGGTGTGGAGTCAAAACCAAGCGAAGAGAGCAACATTGACTACTCTCAAAGGGCTCAGTGGCTTCGAGCAGCAGTGTTAGGAGCCAATGATGGGTTAGTCTCTGTTGCTTCACTTATGATGGGTGTTGGAGCTGTTAAGAAAGACATCAGTGCCATGCTTGTTGCTGGTTTTGCTGGATTAGTTGCAGGGGCTTGTAGCATGGCAATTGGAGAGTTTGTCTCTGTGTACACTCAGTATGACATAGAGGTGACTCAGCTTAAAAGGGAGAGAGAGGCTGCTAATAACAATGGAGAAGCTCAAAGGGAGAAGCTGCCAAACCCTTTTCAGGCTGCAATGGCATCAGCACTGGCATTTTCTGTTGGTGCATTGGTGCCAATGCTAGCAGCTGTGTTTATAAGGAACCACAAGATTAGGATGGGAGTTATTGGTGGTGCAGTTAGCTTGGCATTGTTGGTGTTTGGAGTGATAGGAGCAGTGCTTGGAAAAACTCCAGTGAAGAAATCTTGTTTCAGGGTGCTCATTGGAGGTTGGATGGCCATGGCCATAACATTTGGCCTCACCAAATTGGCTGCCTTTGCTCAACTTTGA